One part of the Streptomyces ferrugineus genome encodes these proteins:
- a CDS encoding MFS transporter has product MLRDPDFRRLFAATAFGQLGDRVVFLALPLIAITALRADEFQVGLLTTMTTAGSLLVGLPAGAWVDRMRKRSVLVSTDLARALVLLTLPLAWWADLLSIWWLYTVALVHGVLTVFFDVAHVSFLPHLVGRDQLMEGNSKLSAIRSVTSISGPGLAGPLVGWVGAPVTVLVSSVGMALSGVLATGIRTRERKPEPSRQPRLGRDIGEGLKFVLRHAGLRAITLGDATFNLFLVMYQAMLLVFLEREIGLGSFGIGVVLSGMGCGALVGALVAARVSRWVGQGPVIWLAPLVTCPPTALMASARPGWSVCVAVVGIAGLSLGGVVRVVAQSSFQQALAPDRLLGRVSATARFVSWGVIPLGGLSGGALGSAFGAAATLWIGAVGMTLSAVPTFFSPLRTLRTAPKEEAAALAR; this is encoded by the coding sequence GTGTTACGGGATCCGGATTTCCGCCGGCTCTTCGCCGCCACCGCGTTCGGTCAACTGGGCGACCGCGTCGTGTTCCTGGCGCTGCCGCTGATCGCCATCACGGCTTTGCGGGCCGACGAGTTCCAGGTCGGACTGCTGACGACGATGACGACCGCGGGCTCGCTCCTGGTCGGGTTGCCGGCCGGCGCCTGGGTGGACCGGATGCGGAAGCGATCGGTGCTGGTCAGCACCGATCTGGCGAGGGCACTGGTCCTGCTCACCCTTCCCTTGGCGTGGTGGGCGGATCTGCTGAGCATCTGGTGGCTGTACACGGTCGCACTGGTCCATGGGGTGCTGACGGTCTTCTTCGACGTCGCCCACGTCAGCTTTCTGCCGCATCTGGTGGGGCGCGACCAGCTCATGGAGGGGAACTCGAAGCTCTCGGCGATTCGCTCGGTGACCAGTATCAGCGGGCCCGGGCTGGCGGGTCCGCTGGTCGGCTGGGTCGGGGCGCCCGTGACGGTGCTGGTGAGTTCGGTCGGGATGGCCCTGTCGGGAGTGCTGGCGACCGGCATCCGCACCCGCGAGCGGAAGCCGGAGCCGAGCCGGCAGCCTCGACTGGGCCGGGACATCGGGGAAGGTCTGAAGTTCGTGCTCCGGCATGCCGGCCTGCGCGCGATCACGCTGGGGGACGCGACGTTCAATCTCTTTCTGGTCATGTACCAGGCCATGCTGCTGGTCTTCCTGGAGCGGGAGATCGGCCTCGGCTCCTTCGGTATCGGCGTCGTTCTGTCAGGGATGGGGTGTGGTGCCCTCGTCGGGGCGCTGGTGGCGGCCCGGGTTTCGAGGTGGGTCGGGCAGGGGCCGGTCATCTGGCTGGCGCCGCTCGTCACTTGTCCCCCGACGGCCTTGATGGCGTCGGCCCGGCCGGGGTGGAGTGTGTGCGTGGCGGTCGTCGGGATCGCGGGGCTCTCGCTGGGGGGTGTCGTGCGCGTGGTGGCCCAGTCGAGCTTTCAGCAGGCCCTCGCCCCGGACCGGCTCCTGGGTCGGGTGAGTGCGACGGCCCGCTTCGTCTCCTGGGGCGTGATTCCGCTGGGCGGTCTGTCGGGTGGCGCGCTCGGCTCGGCGTTCGGCGCGGCGGCCACCCTGTGGATCGGTGCGGTCGGCATGACGCTCAGTGCCGTCCCCACCTTCTTTTCGCCGCTGCGCACCCTGCGCACCGCGCCGAAGGAGGAGGCCGCCGCGCTCGCCCGCTGA
- a CDS encoding lytic polysaccharide monooxygenase auxiliary activity family 9 protein, with protein sequence MILTSTPGAPTPPPRRLTLPTRARALFLVLISLVATIPAVALVMSTGGRAEAHGTPMKPGSRTFLCWQDGLTDTGEIKPVNPACRAAQQVSGTTPFYNWFSVLRSDGAGRTRGFVPDGELCSGGNTNFTGFNTPSGDWPLTHLTSGATVDFSYNAWAAHPGWFHVYITKDGFDPTRTLTWDDMEEQPFLSVDHPPLNGSPGTVEANYSWSGKLPDDKSGRHIIYMVWQRSDSAETFYSCSDVVFDGGNGEVTGVKEPGNPTDPVPGECSATRRTTGTWSGGYQSEVTVTNTGDVPMLGWMVDWTLPAGQKVDSLWSGNATYNGQDVMVHNADWNGSLSPGQSASFGYVVTGSGGDSATTLPCRVG encoded by the coding sequence ATGATCCTGACAAGCACTCCCGGCGCCCCCACGCCCCCACCCCGCCGATTAACGCTCCCCACCCGCGCCAGGGCCCTCTTCCTCGTCCTGATCTCCCTGGTCGCCACCATCCCGGCCGTCGCCCTCGTCATGAGCACCGGCGGCCGCGCGGAGGCCCACGGCACCCCCATGAAGCCGGGCAGCCGCACCTTCCTGTGCTGGCAGGACGGCCTCACCGACACCGGTGAGATCAAGCCCGTCAACCCGGCCTGCAGGGCGGCCCAACAGGTCAGCGGCACAACGCCGTTCTACAACTGGTTCTCCGTGCTGCGCTCCGACGGCGCCGGCCGCACCCGCGGCTTCGTGCCCGACGGCGAGCTGTGCAGCGGCGGCAACACCAACTTCACGGGCTTCAACACGCCCAGCGGCGACTGGCCGCTCACCCATCTCACCTCGGGCGCGACCGTCGACTTCTCCTACAACGCCTGGGCCGCGCACCCGGGTTGGTTCCACGTCTACATCACCAAGGACGGCTTCGACCCGACCCGCACCCTCACCTGGGACGACATGGAGGAGCAGCCCTTCCTCTCGGTCGACCACCCGCCCCTCAACGGCTCCCCGGGCACGGTCGAGGCCAACTACTCCTGGTCCGGCAAGCTCCCCGACGACAAGTCCGGCCGCCACATCATCTACATGGTCTGGCAGCGCTCGGACAGCGCCGAGACCTTCTACTCCTGCTCCGACGTCGTCTTCGACGGCGGCAACGGCGAGGTGACCGGCGTCAAGGAGCCCGGCAACCCGACCGACCCGGTGCCCGGCGAGTGCTCCGCCACCCGCCGTACGACCGGCACCTGGTCCGGCGGCTACCAGTCCGAGGTGACGGTCACCAACACCGGCGACGTCCCGATGCTGGGCTGGATGGTCGACTGGACCCTCCCGGCCGGCCAGAAGGTCGACAGCCTCTGGAGCGGCAACGCGACGTACAACGGCCAGGACGTGATGGTCCACAACGCCGACTGGAACGGCTCCCTGAGTCCGGGCCAGAGCGCCAGTTTCGGGTACGTCGTCACCGGCTCCGGCGGTGACAGTGCGACGACGCTGCCCTGCCGCGTGGGCTGA
- the argG gene encoding argininosuccinate synthase: MSKVLTSLPTGERVGIAFSGGLDTSVAVAWMRDKGAVPCTYTADIGQYDEPDIASVPGRAKTYGAEVARLVDCRAALVEEGLAALTCGAFHIRSGGRAYFNTTPLGRAVTGTLLVRAMLEDNVQIWGDGSTFKGNDIERFYRYGLLANPNLRIYKPWLDAHFVTELGGRKEMSEWLVAHGLPYRDSTEKAYSTDANIWGATHEAKTLEHLDTGVETVEPIMGVRFWDPSVEIATEDVTIGFEQGRPVTINGKEFGSPVDLVMEANAIGGRHGLGMSDQIENRIIEAKSRGIYEAPGMALLHAAYERLVNAIHNEDTLAQYHTEGRRLGRLMYEGRWLDPQALMIRESLQRWVGAAVTGEVTLRLRRGEDYSILDTTGPAFSYHPDKLSMERTEDSAFGPVDRIGQLTMRNLDIADSRAKLEQYVGLGLIGTGSPTVGASQAAATGLIGTMPELPEGGAEAIASRGEVSAEDAALDRAAMESGTD, encoded by the coding sequence ATGTCCAAGGTCCTCACCTCCCTCCCCACCGGCGAGCGCGTCGGCATCGCCTTCTCCGGCGGCCTCGACACCTCGGTCGCGGTCGCCTGGATGCGCGACAAGGGCGCCGTCCCGTGCACCTACACCGCCGACATCGGCCAGTACGACGAGCCCGACATCGCCTCGGTGCCCGGCCGCGCCAAGACCTACGGCGCCGAAGTCGCCCGCCTGGTCGACTGCCGTGCCGCCCTGGTCGAGGAGGGCCTGGCCGCGCTGACGTGCGGCGCGTTCCACATCCGCTCCGGCGGTCGGGCGTACTTCAACACCACGCCGCTGGGCCGTGCCGTCACCGGCACGCTGCTGGTGCGGGCGATGCTGGAGGACAACGTCCAGATCTGGGGCGACGGCTCGACCTTCAAGGGCAACGACATCGAGCGGTTCTACCGCTACGGCCTGCTCGCCAACCCCAACCTGCGGATCTACAAGCCCTGGCTGGACGCGCACTTCGTGACCGAGCTCGGCGGCCGCAAGGAGATGTCGGAGTGGCTGGTCGCCCACGGCCTGCCCTACCGGGACTCGACGGAGAAGGCGTACTCCACCGACGCCAACATCTGGGGCGCCACCCACGAGGCCAAGACCCTGGAGCACCTGGACACCGGCGTCGAGACCGTCGAGCCGATCATGGGCGTCCGGTTCTGGGACCCGTCCGTGGAGATCGCCACCGAGGACGTGACGATCGGCTTCGAGCAGGGTCGGCCGGTCACCATCAACGGCAAGGAGTTCGGCTCCCCCGTCGACCTGGTGATGGAGGCCAACGCCATCGGCGGCCGGCACGGCCTCGGCATGTCGGACCAGATCGAGAACCGGATCATCGAGGCCAAGAGCCGCGGCATCTACGAGGCGCCGGGCATGGCGCTGCTGCACGCGGCGTACGAGCGCCTGGTGAACGCGATCCACAACGAGGACACCCTCGCCCAGTACCACACCGAGGGGCGGCGCCTGGGCCGGCTGATGTACGAGGGCCGCTGGCTGGACCCGCAGGCGCTGATGATCCGCGAGTCGCTGCAGCGCTGGGTGGGCGCCGCCGTCACCGGCGAGGTCACCCTCCGCCTGCGGCGCGGCGAGGACTACTCGATCCTCGACACCACGGGCCCGGCATTCAGCTACCACCCGGACAAGCTCTCCATGGAGCGCACCGAGGACTCGGCCTTCGGCCCCGTCGACCGCATCGGCCAGCTCACCATGCGCAACCTCGACATCGCCGACTCGCGCGCCAAGCTGGAGCAGTACGTCGGCCTCGGCCTGATCGGCACCGGCAGCCCCACCGTCGGCGCCTCCCAGGCGGCCGCGACCGGTCTGATCGGCACCATGCCGGAACTGCCGGAGGGCGGCGCCGAGGCCATCGCCTCCCGCGGCGAGGTCTCCGCCGAGGACGCCGCGCTGGACCGTGCCGCGATGGAGTCCGGCACGGACTGA
- a CDS encoding helix-turn-helix domain-containing protein gives MADDYLVRIGRLIRDARQHRGWTQTQLAEALGTSQSAVNRIERGNQNISLEMIARIGEALDSEIVSLGYAGPMHLRVVGGRRLSGSIDVKTSKNACVALLCASLLNKGRTVLRRVARIEEVYRLLEVLNSIGVRTRWINGGVDLEIVPPAELDMAAIDAEAAVRTRSIIMFLGPLLHRMDHFKLPYAGGCDLGTRTIEPHMIALRRFGLDVAATEGQYHAMVDRAVRPDRPIVLTERGDTVTENALLAAARHDGVTVIRNASSNYMVQDLCFFLEALGVRVEGIGTTTLTVHGVPTIDADVDYSPSEDPVEAMSLLAAAVVTESELTVCRVPIEFLEIELAVLEEMGLDHDRTPEYFADNGRTRLVDLTVRPSKLEAPIDKIHPMPFPGLNIDNVPFFAAIAAVASGKTLIHDWVYDNRAIYLTDLNRLGGRLQLLDPHRVLVEGPTRWRAAEMMCPPALRPAVVVLLAMMAAEGTSVLRNVYVINRGYEDLAERLNSIGAQIEIFRDI, from the coding sequence ATGGCAGACGACTACCTCGTACGCATCGGCAGGCTCATCCGTGACGCCCGGCAACACCGGGGCTGGACACAGACGCAGCTCGCCGAGGCGCTCGGCACCTCTCAGAGCGCAGTCAATCGCATCGAGCGCGGCAACCAGAACATCAGCCTTGAGATGATCGCCCGAATCGGTGAAGCCCTGGACAGCGAGATCGTGTCGCTGGGGTACGCCGGTCCGATGCATCTGAGGGTCGTCGGCGGACGTCGACTGTCCGGTTCGATCGACGTCAAGACCAGCAAGAACGCCTGTGTGGCCCTGCTGTGCGCCTCGCTGCTCAACAAGGGGCGCACGGTGCTGCGCCGCGTCGCCCGCATCGAAGAGGTGTACCGCCTCCTGGAGGTGCTCAACTCCATCGGCGTACGCACCCGTTGGATCAACGGCGGGGTCGACCTGGAGATCGTGCCGCCCGCCGAGCTGGACATGGCGGCGATCGACGCGGAGGCCGCCGTGCGCACCCGCTCGATCATCATGTTCCTCGGACCGCTGCTGCACCGCATGGACCACTTCAAGCTGCCCTACGCCGGCGGCTGCGACCTCGGCACGCGGACCATCGAGCCGCACATGATCGCCCTGCGCCGCTTCGGCCTGGACGTCGCGGCGACCGAGGGGCAGTACCACGCCATGGTCGACCGTGCCGTACGCCCCGACCGCCCGATCGTGCTGACCGAGCGCGGCGACACCGTGACCGAGAACGCGCTGCTGGCCGCCGCGCGGCACGACGGCGTCACCGTCATCCGCAACGCCTCCTCCAACTACATGGTCCAGGACCTGTGTTTCTTCCTGGAGGCGCTCGGCGTCCGGGTCGAGGGCATCGGCACCACCACGCTCACCGTGCACGGCGTACCGACCATCGACGCCGACGTCGACTACTCGCCGTCCGAGGACCCGGTCGAGGCGATGAGCCTGCTGGCCGCCGCCGTGGTCACCGAGTCGGAGCTGACGGTGTGCCGGGTGCCGATCGAGTTCCTGGAGATCGAGCTGGCGGTCCTGGAGGAGATGGGCCTCGACCACGACCGCACACCCGAGTACTTCGCCGACAACGGCCGTACGCGACTGGTGGACCTCACGGTCCGGCCCTCCAAGCTGGAGGCGCCGATCGACAAGATCCACCCGATGCCGTTCCCGGGCCTGAACATCGACAACGTCCCGTTCTTCGCGGCCATCGCGGCCGTCGCCTCGGGCAAGACCCTCATCCACGACTGGGTGTACGACAACCGCGCGATCTATCTCACGGACCTCAACCGCCTGGGCGGACGACTGCAGTTGCTGGACCCGCACCGCGTCCTGGTCGAGGGCCCGACCCGCTGGCGCGCGGCCGAGATGATGTGCCCGCCCGCCCTGCGGCCCGCGGTGGTCGTGCTGCTGGCGATGATGGCGGCGGAGGGCACGTCCGTGCTGCGGAACGTGTATGTCATCAACCGGGGTTACGAGGATCTCGCCGAGCGGCTGAACTCGATCGGGGCGCAGATCGAGATCTTTCGGGACATCTGA
- a CDS encoding sensor histidine kinase, translated as MSARRRLRPLRTRLLVLIGLALVAVCAAMALTTALVQRSYLLGDLDDRVDSAATRGLGGARLHPERTADLSFLTASGHPTGMLAARLDDDGDILAAEVVRQDAAPRALTDAQRTALADVAADGAMHTTSVPGLGTYRVTVAESDGTRVLAGLPMDDVQRMISGMVVAEAAVAGAGLAVAGGLCAVVVRRQLRPLGRIAATAAEVSRAPLDRGEVTGLTRVPARDTDPASEAGQVGAALNRMIDHVESSLTARRHTEERMRRFLADAGHELRTPLASIAGYAELMNRGTDPIEPLLAWRRVSAESARMTGLVEDLLLLARLDEGRPLHSAEVDLAAVVAEAVRYARAAGSGHVWRLELRLDHAPSVLGDEARLRQVVANLLANARAHTPTGTRVVAVVEAGDDRCVVRVRDDGPGIPPALIPTVFDRFTRADTSRARSGPHHGGSGLGLAVAHAIVSAHGGLIEVESVPGRTEFTVRLPLAVTLPAAPSPRAATVGQRV; from the coding sequence ATGAGCGCCCGACGGCGCCTTCGCCCCCTGCGCACCCGCCTGCTCGTCCTCATCGGGCTCGCCCTCGTCGCCGTGTGCGCCGCGATGGCGCTCACCACGGCCCTCGTCCAACGCTCCTATCTGCTGGGCGACCTGGACGACCGTGTCGACTCCGCCGCCACCCGCGGCCTGGGCGGCGCTCGGCTGCACCCCGAGCGGACGGCCGACCTGAGCTTCCTCACGGCGAGCGGACACCCGACCGGGATGCTCGCCGCCCGGCTCGACGACGACGGTGACATCCTCGCCGCCGAGGTGGTGCGCCAGGACGCCGCACCGCGCGCCCTCACCGACGCCCAGCGCACCGCCCTGGCGGACGTCGCCGCCGACGGCGCCATGCACACCACCAGCGTCCCCGGCCTCGGCACCTACCGGGTCACCGTCGCCGAGAGCGACGGGACGCGCGTGCTGGCCGGGCTCCCGATGGACGACGTACAGCGCATGATCAGCGGCATGGTCGTGGCCGAAGCGGCCGTCGCCGGGGCCGGTCTCGCCGTGGCGGGCGGCCTCTGCGCGGTCGTCGTACGACGCCAGCTGCGCCCCCTCGGCCGGATCGCCGCCACCGCCGCCGAGGTCTCCCGCGCACCGCTCGACCGCGGCGAGGTCACCGGCCTCACCCGGGTCCCGGCCCGGGACACCGACCCCGCCAGCGAGGCCGGCCAGGTCGGCGCCGCGCTCAACCGCATGATCGACCACGTCGAGTCCTCCCTCACCGCGCGTCGGCACACCGAGGAGCGGATGCGCCGCTTCCTCGCCGACGCCGGCCACGAACTGCGCACCCCGCTCGCCTCCATCGCGGGCTACGCCGAACTCATGAACCGGGGCACGGACCCGATCGAGCCGCTGCTCGCCTGGCGCCGCGTCTCCGCAGAGTCGGCACGGATGACGGGCCTGGTCGAGGACCTGTTGCTGCTGGCCCGACTGGACGAGGGCAGACCCCTGCACTCCGCGGAGGTCGACCTCGCGGCAGTGGTCGCGGAGGCGGTCCGGTACGCGCGGGCCGCCGGGAGCGGACACGTCTGGCGGCTCGAACTGCGCCTGGACCACGCCCCGTCGGTCCTCGGCGACGAGGCCCGGCTGCGCCAGGTGGTGGCCAACCTGCTGGCCAACGCGCGTGCGCACACGCCCACGGGCACGAGGGTCGTCGCGGTCGTGGAGGCCGGGGACGACCGGTGTGTCGTACGCGTCCGCGACGACGGCCCCGGCATCCCGCCCGCCCTGATCCCGACGGTCTTCGACCGCTTCACCCGCGCCGACACCTCCCGCGCCCGAAGCGGCCCGCACCACGGCGGATCCGGGCTGGGCCTCGCCGTCGCGCATGCGATCGTGTCGGCCCACGGTGGGCTGATCGAGGTCGAGAGCGTGCCGGGCCGTACGGAGTTCACCGTACGACTGCCTCTCGCGGTGACGTTGCCGGCCGCGCCGTCCCCGCGCGCGGCGACGGTGGGGCAGCGCGTCTGA
- the acnA gene encoding aconitate hydratase AcnA yields the protein MSANSFDARSTLQVGDESYEIFRLDKVEGSARLPYSLKVLLENLLRTEDGANITADHIRALGSWDSQAQPSQEIQFTPARVIMQDFTGVPCVVDLATMREAVKELGGDPAKVNPLSPAELVIDHSVIADKFGTNEAFAQNVELEYGRNKERYQFLRWGQTAFDDFKVVPPGTGIVHQVNIEHLARTVMVRGGQAYPDTLVGTDSHTTMVNGLGVLGWGVGGIEAEAAMLGQPVSMLIPRVVGFKLTGELTPGTTATDLVLTITEMLRKHGVVGKFVEFYGEGVAATSLANRATIGNMSPEFGSTAAIFPIDDETLNYLRLTGRSNQQVALVEAYAKTQGLWLDPTAEPDFSEKLELDLSTVVPSIAGPKRPQDRIVLADAAEQFKLDVRNYVDVVDEAGQESFPASDAPAVAPNGTPSNPVTVTAPDGSTYEIDHGAVTVAAITSCTNTSNPYVMVAAALVAKKAVEKGLTRKPWVKTTLAPGSKVVTDYFDKAGLTPYLDKVGFNLVGYGCTTCIGNSGPLPEEVSKAVNDHDLAVTSVLSGNRNFEGRINPDVKMNYLASPPLVVAYSIAGSMKVDITKDALGTDQDGNPVFLKDIWPSEAEVNDVVANAIGEDMFSKSYSDVFAGDAQWQALPIPTGNTFEWDAESTYVRKPPYFEGMEMEPAPVSDISGARVLAKLGDSVTTDHISPAGAIKADTPAGKYLTEHGVERRDFNSYGSRRGNHEVMIRGTFANIRLRNQIAPGTEGGYTRDFTQEGGPVSFIYDASQNYQAAGTPLVILGGKEYGSGSSRDWAAKGTALLGVKAVITESYERIHRSNLIGMGVLPLQFPAGQSADSLGLTGEETFSIAGITELNEGTTPSTVKVTTDTGVEFDAVVRIDTPGEADYYRNGGIMQYVLRSLIRK from the coding sequence GTGTCGGCGAACAGCTTCGACGCCCGCAGCACGCTGCAGGTGGGCGACGAGTCTTACGAGATCTTCCGGCTGGACAAGGTGGAGGGCTCGGCCCGTCTTCCGTACAGCCTCAAGGTTCTCCTGGAGAACCTGCTCCGTACCGAGGACGGCGCGAACATCACCGCCGACCACATCCGCGCCCTCGGCAGCTGGGACTCGCAGGCCCAGCCGTCGCAGGAGATCCAGTTCACGCCGGCCCGCGTGATCATGCAGGACTTCACCGGCGTGCCCTGCGTCGTCGACCTCGCCACCATGCGTGAGGCCGTGAAGGAGCTCGGCGGCGACCCGGCGAAGGTCAACCCGCTCTCCCCGGCCGAGCTGGTCATCGACCACTCCGTCATCGCCGACAAGTTCGGCACCAACGAGGCCTTCGCGCAGAACGTCGAGCTGGAGTACGGCCGCAACAAGGAGCGCTACCAGTTCCTGCGCTGGGGCCAGACCGCCTTCGACGACTTCAAGGTCGTCCCGCCCGGCACCGGCATCGTCCACCAGGTGAACATCGAGCACCTGGCCCGCACGGTCATGGTCCGGGGTGGCCAGGCGTACCCCGACACCCTCGTCGGCACCGACTCGCACACCACCATGGTCAACGGCCTCGGTGTGCTGGGCTGGGGCGTCGGCGGCATCGAGGCCGAGGCCGCGATGCTCGGCCAGCCGGTCTCGATGCTCATCCCGCGCGTCGTCGGCTTCAAGCTCACCGGCGAGCTCACCCCGGGCACCACCGCCACCGACCTGGTGCTGACCATCACCGAGATGCTCCGCAAGCACGGTGTCGTCGGCAAGTTCGTCGAGTTCTACGGCGAGGGCGTGGCCGCCACGAGCCTCGCGAACCGCGCCACCATCGGCAACATGTCGCCGGAGTTCGGCTCCACCGCCGCGATCTTCCCGATCGACGACGAGACCCTGAACTACCTGCGCCTGACCGGCCGCAGCAACCAGCAGGTCGCACTCGTCGAGGCGTACGCCAAGACGCAGGGCCTCTGGCTGGACCCGACGGCCGAGCCGGACTTCTCCGAGAAGCTGGAGCTCGACCTGTCGACGGTCGTCCCGTCGATCGCCGGCCCGAAGCGCCCGCAGGACCGCATCGTCCTCGCCGACGCCGCCGAGCAGTTCAAGCTGGACGTCCGCAACTACGTCGACGTCGTCGACGAGGCCGGCCAGGAGTCCTTCCCGGCCTCCGACGCCCCGGCCGTCGCCCCGAACGGCACCCCGTCCAACCCGGTCACCGTGACCGCCCCCGACGGCTCGACGTACGAGATCGACCACGGAGCGGTGACGGTCGCCGCCATCACCTCCTGCACCAACACCTCCAACCCGTACGTCATGGTCGCCGCCGCGCTCGTCGCGAAGAAGGCCGTGGAGAAGGGCCTGACCCGCAAGCCCTGGGTCAAGACCACCCTCGCCCCGGGTTCGAAGGTCGTCACCGACTACTTCGACAAGGCCGGTCTGACGCCGTACCTGGACAAGGTCGGCTTCAACCTGGTCGGTTACGGCTGCACCACCTGCATCGGCAACTCCGGCCCGCTGCCGGAGGAGGTCTCCAAGGCCGTCAACGACCACGACCTCGCGGTCACCTCGGTCCTCTCCGGCAACCGGAACTTCGAGGGCCGTATCAACCCCGACGTCAAGATGAACTACCTGGCCTCCCCGCCGCTGGTCGTCGCGTACTCCATCGCGGGCTCCATGAAGGTGGACATCACCAAGGACGCGCTGGGCACCGACCAGGACGGCAACCCGGTCTTCCTGAAGGACATCTGGCCCTCCGAGGCCGAGGTCAACGACGTCGTGGCGAACGCCATCGGCGAGGACATGTTCTCCAAGTCCTACTCCGACGTCTTCGCGGGCGACGCCCAGTGGCAGGCCCTGCCCATCCCGACCGGCAACACCTTCGAGTGGGACGCCGAGTCGACGTACGTCCGCAAGCCCCCGTACTTCGAGGGCATGGAGATGGAGCCGGCCCCCGTCTCCGACATCTCCGGCGCCCGCGTCCTCGCCAAGCTGGGCGACTCGGTCACCACCGACCACATCTCCCCGGCCGGTGCCATCAAGGCCGACACCCCGGCCGGCAAGTACCTCACCGAGCACGGTGTGGAGCGTCGTGACTTCAACTCCTACGGCTCGCGCCGAGGCAACCACGAGGTCATGATCCGCGGTACGTTCGCCAACATCCGCCTGCGCAACCAGATCGCGCCGGGCACCGAGGGCGGCTACACCCGCGACTTCACGCAGGAGGGCGGCCCGGTCTCCTTCATCTACGACGCCTCGCAGAACTACCAGGCCGCCGGCACCCCGCTGGTGATCCTGGGCGGCAAGGAGTACGGCTCCGGCTCGTCCCGTGACTGGGCGGCCAAGGGCACGGCCCTGCTCGGCGTCAAGGCCGTCATCACCGAGTCGTACGAGCGCATCCACCGCTCGAACCTCATCGGCATGGGCGTCCTGCCGCTGCAGTTCCCGGCGGGCCAGTCGGCCGACTCGCTCGGTCTGACCGGCGAGGAGACCTTCTCCATCGCCGGCATCACCGAGCTGAACGAGGGCACCACCCCGAGCACGGTGAAGGTCACCACCGACACCGGCGTCGAGTTCGACGCGGTCGTCCGCATCGACACCCCCGGTGAGGCCGACTACTACCGCAACGGCGGCATCATGCAGTACGTGCTGCGCAGCCTGATCCGCAAGTAG
- a CDS encoding GntR family transcriptional regulator produces MPRPAPYLEVADALHARILAGEWRIGERLPSRARLAEEYGVGRNVTQRAVDRLITEGLLEGRAGSGTYVRVPRERLLMVRSRHGAPSLAAMKERGRAGAWDAHSEVRVPAPAAIAERLAIGPGDLCVNTHYEFLADGQPVQLSDSWEPMAVTDGTPIMLPEEGPLAGKGVVERMRSIGVDIETVIELPRPARATREQANLLGIGVGDLVLRIERTIYDTDRRPVETADIVIPDVRREVAYEFAVERHGK; encoded by the coding sequence ATGCCCCGACCGGCGCCCTACCTGGAAGTGGCCGACGCGCTGCACGCGCGGATCCTCGCGGGTGAGTGGCGGATCGGGGAGCGGCTGCCGTCGCGGGCGCGGCTCGCCGAGGAGTACGGGGTGGGGCGCAATGTGACGCAGCGGGCCGTGGACCGCTTGATCACCGAGGGCCTCCTCGAAGGGCGCGCGGGCTCGGGGACTTACGTCCGGGTACCGCGTGAACGCCTGCTGATGGTCCGCTCTCGGCACGGCGCTCCGTCGCTCGCCGCCATGAAGGAGCGAGGCAGGGCAGGGGCCTGGGATGCGCACAGCGAGGTCCGGGTCCCGGCCCCCGCGGCGATCGCCGAGCGGCTCGCGATCGGTCCCGGCGACCTCTGCGTCAACACCCACTACGAGTTCCTCGCCGATGGGCAGCCGGTCCAGCTCTCCGATTCCTGGGAACCGATGGCCGTCACGGACGGAACACCGATCATGCTGCCCGAAGAGGGTCCGCTCGCGGGAAAGGGAGTGGTCGAGCGGATGCGCTCCATCGGCGTGGACATCGAAACGGTGATCGAGCTGCCGCGCCCGGCTCGCGCCACCCGGGAGCAGGCGAATCTCCTGGGGATCGGCGTCGGGGATCTGGTGCTCCGGATCGAGCGCACCATTTACGACACCGACCGGCGTCCGGTGGAGACCGCCGACATCGTCATTCCGGACGTGCGGCGGGAAGTGGCCTACGAGTTCGCGGTGGAGCGGCACGGCAAGTGA